A region of Chloracidobacterium sp. DNA encodes the following proteins:
- the thiS gene encoding sulfur carrier protein ThiS yields the protein MAAVNILLNGETREVPDEIKLEQLLDLFSLPKQRVAIELNGAVVRRADWHETLVNKGDKIEVVHFVGGG from the coding sequence ATGGCCGCTGTAAACATATTACTTAACGGTGAAACCCGCGAAGTTCCCGACGAAATCAAATTAGAACAACTTCTTGATCTTTTTTCTTTGCCAAAACAGCGAGTGGCGATCGAGTTGAACGGCGCTGTCGTACGCCGCGCCGATTGGCACGAAACCTTGGTCAACAAAGGCGATAAGATCGAGGTCGTGCATTTTGTCGGCGGGGGTTAA
- a CDS encoding NADH-quinone oxidoreductase subunit B yields the protein MGLENNLFDSLPDVVTVRLDAIVNWARKSSLWPATFGLACCAIEMMNTVSARNDLSRFGAETFRASPRQADVMIVSGRVSRKMAPVLRRIYDQMPEPKWVISMGACATSGGVFDNYAIVQGVDKIVPVDIYVPGCPPRPEMLVHAIMMLQDKIMKESVKDRRDTFESESRESMVPGTLPVTEGTALEREMEVEVAAGETSRPYSVPSRHEKRRSS from the coding sequence ATGGGCTTAGAAAATAATCTATTCGACTCGCTACCCGACGTGGTGACCGTCAGACTCGATGCCATTGTCAATTGGGCACGCAAATCGAGCCTTTGGCCGGCAACGTTCGGCCTCGCTTGCTGCGCGATCGAAATGATGAATACTGTTTCTGCCCGCAACGATCTTTCAAGGTTTGGTGCTGAGACATTTCGAGCCTCGCCTAGACAGGCAGACGTAATGATAGTCTCGGGCCGCGTTTCACGAAAGATGGCTCCGGTGCTTCGCAGAATTTACGATCAAATGCCTGAGCCTAAATGGGTTATCTCGATGGGTGCTTGTGCTACATCGGGCGGTGTATTTGATAATTATGCCATCGTTCAGGGCGTTGATAAGATCGTGCCGGTTGATATTTACGTTCCCGGCTGTCCGCCCCGGCCCGAAATGCTTGTACACGCTATCATGATGCTTCAGGACAAGATCATGAAGGAATCAGTAAAAGATCGCCGCGATACGTTTGAGTCCGAATCGCGTGAGTCGATGGTTCCCGGCACTTTGCCTGTTACAGAGGGCACCGCTTTAGAGCGTGAAATGGAAGTAGAGGTCGCAGCAGGCGAAACCTCGCGGCCATATTCAGTGCCGTCGCGTCACGAAAAACGCAGAAGTTCGTAG
- a CDS encoding thiazole synthase, giving the protein MSDSFLLAGTTFNSRLIIGTGKYRSYDEMKAAHTASGAEMVTVAVNRVPLDGKTESFLDHLNPKMRILPNTAGCYDAEHAIRTARLAREALDTEWIKLEVIGDQVTLLPDNEQTLEAAKVLVKEGFIVLPYFTDDLIMAKKLLDAGCPAVMPLAAPIGSGLGVQNPANLRIMREQLPDATIIVDAGVGVPSDAAIAMELGADAILMNTAIAESRDAAKMATAMKLAVEAGRLAYLAGRMPKRLYASASSPIDGAIK; this is encoded by the coding sequence ATGTCGGATAGTTTTCTGTTAGCAGGCACAACTTTCAACTCACGTCTCATAATCGGGACAGGCAAATATCGTTCTTATGACGAGATGAAGGCCGCTCACACGGCGTCCGGAGCAGAAATGGTGACGGTCGCCGTTAATCGTGTGCCGCTGGACGGTAAAACAGAGTCGTTTCTCGATCACCTCAACCCGAAAATGCGAATCCTGCCGAACACAGCCGGATGTTATGACGCTGAACACGCAATTCGCACGGCAAGGCTTGCCCGCGAGGCTCTCGATACCGAATGGATCAAACTTGAGGTCATAGGCGATCAGGTGACGCTGCTTCCCGACAACGAACAAACTCTCGAAGCAGCTAAAGTGCTTGTAAAAGAAGGGTTTATCGTCCTGCCGTATTTTACCGACGACCTGATAATGGCGAAAAAGCTGCTCGACGCAGGATGTCCGGCTGTGATGCCGCTTGCCGCTCCGATAGGTTCCGGATTGGGGGTGCAAAATCCTGCTAATTTACGCATTATGCGCGAACAATTACCTGATGCGACTATCATAGTCGATGCCGGAGTCGGTGTCCCGAGCGATGCCGCAATCGCAATGGAACTCGGTGCCGATGCCATTTTAATGAACACAGCCATCGCCGAATCACGCGATGCCGCGAAAATGGCTACCGCAATGAAACTTGCAGTCGAAGCCGGACGCCTTGCCTATCTCGCAGGTCGAATGCCAAAGAGGCTTTATGCATCAGCGTCAAGTCCTATCGACGGAGCGATAAAGTAA
- a CDS encoding choice-of-anchor J domain-containing protein, with the protein MLDKQLSNKKNVTMRFMLAFVFAVMTAFAVNVSAATFVVNDAGDANDATPGDGVCATAGAVCSLRAAITEANAFAGADVITLPAGTYTTTTAGTFEDANANGDYDISSSITINGAGSGTTIIQANAAAATATERVFHIVTTAGNTVAFNDVTIRNGNQTGTANAGGGIFISVATTFSMTNSVLTANRLAPNSGVNAFGGGLIAIGATITLTGTSITNNSAVHTGAAVNGFAGGIYHQHGTMTLNNCVVSGNTSSSFHAGIRSLASTAATVTTINNSTISNNIAQGINGAAAPGEGGGVITFSGGAGSATLNINSSTISGNEARVLNAPGLNTVAGGIEQFSTSTGAAVTNITNSTISGNSADFAGGIYSDGAVASVNLNFSTVSNNSALNATGPAGGGLVQDTTVGGVTNLKNSIVANNTGVGGADIVGVITSQDYNHVESTTGGTFTPAANDVTGSDPAIGSLVNNGGTTLTHSPVVGSPVINTIPSGTNDCGTVVTVDQRGTARPVGGACEKGSVETAGATPTNTPVSSPTFTNTSTPTNTATPTNTATATNTPTPTPCVPNVLHDNGPLVTNPTGGSGGAPLSALQTGLGLNILGFASTVAGNNSLVDDFVVPSGGWTINSVTLFGYQTGSTTTSTFNDARVQIWSGTPGGGGTVVFGDLTTNRLSSTSWTGAYRATDAAPTGTTRPIMQVVANIGTTLPAGTYWIEYILGGTLASGPFVPPVSYLGLVNKPGSNALQGAPPGTTFAAIIDSGTALAPQDVPFILNGPLACGTPTATATASPTATNTSTPTNTSTPTNTATNTPTPPDTVCDVVENFDDITNLPGWVQDNNSAPGGLTGWFQGALNVFPAQGQATPPSPTPTPPAPAPYIGANFNNTTGTATISNWLLTPPVLLQNGGQLTFYTRTVDVVQFPDRLQVRMSTNGTSSNVGTSPTDVGDFTTLLLDINPTYTLAGYPNTWTQFTVNISGMGAPAKGRLAFRYFVENGGTTGANSDFIGIDTVEYHCGTATPTATATFTPTPGGSSSVAGTVTYGNPASPTTKFISNATVASTVGSPLVTTTTAAPGGTAGQYTLTGFGAGNYTVGVTKTTGQNGVSSADAARIAQHVAGTSLIVTSRQRIAADVTNNGALSSTDAAQIARFVSGLGPPTGITNSWRFFVPSVTEPTFPVGASPTTRSYTDPIGVQTGQDYIGILVGEVTGNWAAGPLRPAAGPERSTAIAAPRLVTPADSEVIIPVAINGAVNKGIISYEFDLRYDPTVIQPQAEPVDLAGTVSRGLTAVANPNEPGLLRVVMYGAYPIDSNGLLLNLKFTAVGAPGSTSPLTWENVMFNEGDPGTLTTDGTVELSASAPNQAELTGRVVNTMGQGIANARVTLTDTTTGAVRSAMSNGFGAYRFGGLTVGQTYTISVDSKHSAFAPLTVSITGQSVNTDMIAAQ; encoded by the coding sequence ATGTTGGACAAACAACTTTCTAATAAAAAGAATGTCACAATGCGGTTCATGCTTGCATTCGTGTTCGCCGTAATGACGGCGTTCGCGGTAAATGTGAGCGCCGCGACATTCGTGGTCAATGACGCAGGTGATGCGAATGACGCCACACCTGGCGATGGAGTATGTGCTACTGCAGGAGCAGTATGTTCACTCCGTGCGGCCATCACCGAAGCAAATGCCTTTGCTGGCGCGGATGTTATTACGCTTCCGGCTGGCACCTATACAACAACGACTGCTGGCACTTTTGAAGATGCTAATGCCAATGGCGATTATGACATTTCATCTTCAATTACTATCAACGGTGCCGGTTCCGGCACAACGATCATTCAGGCAAATGCCGCTGCTGCAACAGCAACGGAAAGAGTATTTCACATTGTAACTACTGCGGGTAATACCGTGGCTTTCAATGATGTAACGATCCGCAACGGAAATCAGACCGGAACGGCTAATGCCGGCGGTGGAATATTTATCTCGGTAGCGACCACGTTCAGCATGACCAATTCGGTGCTCACGGCTAACCGATTGGCTCCGAATTCCGGTGTCAATGCTTTTGGCGGCGGCTTGATCGCCATCGGCGCTACCATTACTCTTACTGGAACATCGATCACGAATAACAGTGCGGTTCATACAGGAGCTGCTGTCAACGGTTTCGCAGGCGGTATTTACCACCAGCATGGAACGATGACCCTCAACAATTGTGTTGTGAGCGGAAACACATCCAGCAGTTTCCACGCGGGTATTCGTTCGCTCGCATCCACAGCAGCTACCGTAACGACTATTAATAACTCAACAATTAGCAATAACATTGCTCAGGGTATTAATGGAGCGGCTGCCCCGGGCGAAGGCGGCGGAGTCATAACCTTTTCAGGTGGAGCGGGCTCTGCAACATTGAACATCAATTCCTCAACCATCAGCGGCAATGAAGCCCGAGTGTTAAATGCTCCGGGACTAAACACTGTTGCCGGCGGAATTGAGCAATTCAGCACTTCGACAGGAGCTGCTGTAACCAATATAACCAACTCGACAATAAGCGGAAACAGCGCCGATTTTGCAGGTGGAATTTATAGCGACGGAGCTGTTGCTTCTGTCAATTTAAATTTTTCAACTGTTTCAAATAACTCGGCACTCAATGCGACTGGTCCGGCTGGCGGCGGTCTTGTTCAGGACACAACCGTAGGCGGCGTAACCAATTTGAAAAACAGCATTGTTGCAAACAACACTGGAGTTGGCGGAGCCGACATTGTCGGTGTTATTACTTCTCAAGATTACAATCACGTCGAAAGCACCACAGGCGGCACATTCACGCCTGCCGCTAATGATGTTACTGGTAGCGATCCGGCCATCGGCAGTCTGGTAAATAACGGTGGCACCACGCTTACACACAGTCCTGTTGTGGGAAGTCCCGTCATCAATACGATCCCTTCGGGAACCAACGACTGCGGAACAGTTGTCACTGTCGATCAGCGTGGCACTGCACGTCCAGTTGGCGGTGCGTGCGAAAAAGGCTCTGTAGAAACAGCAGGAGCAACGCCTACGAATACCCCTGTATCATCACCGACTTTCACAAACACATCTACGCCTACAAATACGGCAACGCCGACTAACACGGCCACTGCGACCAATACGCCGACACCAACTCCGTGCGTACCCAATGTTTTGCACGATAATGGTCCATTGGTTACTAATCCGACGGGCGGCTCAGGCGGTGCTCCTTTGAGTGCACTGCAAACTGGACTTGGCCTGAACATACTTGGTTTTGCATCAACTGTGGCTGGTAACAATTCGCTTGTAGATGATTTCGTAGTCCCATCTGGCGGATGGACGATCAACTCTGTGACACTGTTTGGTTACCAGACAGGCTCCACGACAACAAGCACGTTCAACGATGCGAGAGTCCAGATATGGAGCGGAACCCCGGGCGGCGGCGGAACAGTCGTGTTCGGAGATCTGACAACGAACCGACTTTCATCTACATCCTGGACGGGTGCATACCGTGCCACCGACGCGGCTCCAACGGGTACAACGCGACCGATAATGCAGGTAGTGGCTAACATCGGCACAACGCTTCCGGCAGGAACATATTGGATCGAGTACATACTTGGCGGAACACTCGCTTCGGGTCCGTTCGTGCCACCGGTTTCGTACTTAGGCCTGGTTAATAAGCCGGGATCGAACGCACTGCAAGGAGCCCCTCCCGGAACGACGTTTGCAGCAATCATCGACTCGGGTACCGCCCTTGCTCCGCAGGATGTTCCATTCATTCTGAATGGGCCACTGGCTTGCGGTACGCCAACGGCAACTGCAACGGCCTCGCCTACGGCGACGAACACATCCACTCCTACTAACACGTCAACGCCTACGAATACGGCGACGAATACGCCGACACCTCCGGATACGGTGTGTGATGTAGTCGAGAACTTCGACGATATTACAAATCTGCCGGGTTGGGTACAGGACAACAACAGCGCTCCGGGCGGACTCACAGGTTGGTTCCAAGGTGCGTTAAATGTATTCCCTGCACAGGGACAGGCTACTCCTCCGTCACCGACTCCAACGCCCCCGGCGCCGGCTCCATATATTGGTGCTAACTTTAACAACACCACCGGAACGGCTACGATCAGCAACTGGTTGTTGACACCTCCTGTTCTTTTGCAAAATGGTGGCCAGCTGACCTTCTATACTCGAACTGTTGATGTAGTTCAGTTCCCGGATCGTCTGCAGGTCCGCATGAGCACAAACGGAACGAGCTCCAACGTTGGAACTTCACCCACTGATGTTGGCGACTTTACGACACTCTTGCTCGACATCAATCCAACCTACACGTTGGCAGGTTATCCGAATACCTGGACACAGTTCACTGTCAACATCAGTGGAATGGGAGCGCCGGCTAAGGGACGTCTCGCTTTCCGTTACTTTGTTGAAAACGGCGGTACGACGGGAGCTAACTCCGATTTCATTGGTATCGATACAGTCGAATATCACTGCGGAACAGCAACTCCGACAGCAACTGCAACCTTTACGCCAACACCTGGTGGATCATCGTCCGTCGCCGGAACGGTAACCTACGGAAACCCTGCATCGCCGACGACGAAGTTCATCTCGAACGCGACGGTGGCAAGCACGGTTGGTTCGCCGCTTGTTACGACGACGACAGCGGCACCGGGCGGAACAGCCGGACAGTATACGCTGACCGGATTCGGTGCGGGTAATTACACTGTCGGAGTGACGAAGACGACCGGACAGAACGGCGTCTCATCAGCCGATGCTGCTAGGATCGCACAGCACGTGGCTGGAACGAGCCTTATCGTGACTTCTCGCCAGAGGATCGCGGCAGACGTGACCAACAACGGAGCACTGTCATCGACCGACGCAGCACAGATCGCGAGATTTGTGTCGGGCCTCGGACCACCAACCGGCATCACCAACTCTTGGAGATTCTTCGTTCCGAGCGTAACAGAACCGACGTTCCCGGTCGGAGCATCACCGACGACGAGGAGCTACACGGATCCGATCGGTGTTCAGACCGGACAGGACTACATCGGTATCCTTGTGGGCGAGGTGACGGGTAACTGGGCAGCAGGTCCGCTTCGACCGGCAGCAGGTCCTGAAAGGAGCACGGCAATAGCAGCTCCGAGACTTGTGACACCGGCTGACAGCGAAGTGATCATACCTGTGGCTATCAACGGAGCGGTGAATAAGGGAATTATCTCTTATGAATTCGATCTCCGTTATGATCCGACAGTGATCCAGCCTCAGGCAGAGCCTGTTGACCTGGCAGGAACGGTTAGCCGCGGCTTAACAGCAGTGGCAAACCCGAACGAGCCTGGACTGCTTCGAGTGGTCATGTACGGAGCGTATCCGATCGACAGCAACGGATTGCTGCTCAATCTCAAGTTCACGGCAGTCGGAGCCCCTGGTTCCACCTCGCCGCTTACTTGGGAGAACGTGATGTTCAACGAAGGCGATCCGGGAACGCTTACAACGGACGGAACGGTTGAATTGTCAGCCTCGGCACCAAACCAGGCCGAGCTGACAGGCCGTGTGGTGAACACGATGGGACAGGGCATTGCAAATGCCCGCGTCACATTGACGGACACCACAACGGGAGCTGTCCGTTCTGCAATGTCGAATGGATTCGGAGCATATCGTTTCGGAGGGCTGACAGTCGGCCAGACGTACACGATCAGCGTCGATTCCAAGCACTCTGCATTCGCCCCGCTGACAGTCAGCATCACCGGCCAGTCAGTTAACACAGACATGATCGCCGCTCAGTAA
- a CDS encoding NADH-quinone oxidoreductase subunit C has product MTEKLHAYVEKLKEKNETWVNTVTEGHGEVTVTVPRGSIVDVCLFLKEGQGFDMLADLCGADRGPEEDPRFEVNYHLFSTTHHSRLRLKVLLSEDEASVATVSGLWKTANWHERETYDLVGVKFEGHPDLRRILLPSDFDGHALRKDYPLRGYEPYSLN; this is encoded by the coding sequence ATGACTGAAAAGCTCCACGCTTATGTGGAAAAGCTGAAAGAAAAGAACGAGACTTGGGTTAACACTGTAACCGAAGGCCACGGCGAAGTGACGGTTACTGTGCCGCGCGGATCGATAGTTGATGTGTGCCTTTTTCTAAAGGAAGGTCAAGGCTTTGATATGCTTGCCGACCTGTGCGGAGCAGACCGCGGTCCGGAAGAAGATCCGCGTTTTGAGGTCAATTATCACTTGTTTTCGACGACACATCACAGCCGTTTGCGGCTAAAAGTGCTTTTGAGCGAGGACGAGGCGAGTGTGGCGACGGTTTCAGGCCTTTGGAAAACGGCAAATTGGCATGAACGCGAGACTTACGATCTGGTCGGCGTAAAATTTGAAGGACATCCAGATCTACGCCGCATTTTGCTGCCGAGCGATTTTGACGGCCACGCATTGAGAAAAGATTATCCGCTGCGAGGCTATGAGCCGTACAGTTTGAACTAG
- a CDS encoding molybdenum cofactor biosynthesis protein MoaE, whose product MDFCELTTEPIDITSVARRVVPPDCGATVTLDGYARQFTKQKDGTTIETLYLIYEAYEEMALKEMQKLVDQAKKEFEISGVGIVHRTGKLEIGETSVVISVASPHRKAAFAACEWLIRELKRTVPIWKKEVYADGEKWVEGEELKSIE is encoded by the coding sequence ATGGATTTCTGCGAACTCACAACCGAACCAATAGACATCACATCCGTTGCACGGCGCGTTGTGCCGCCGGATTGCGGGGCGACGGTGACGCTTGACGGATATGCGCGGCAATTCACTAAACAAAAGGACGGGACGACGATTGAGACTCTTTATCTCATTTATGAAGCCTACGAAGAAATGGCCCTGAAAGAGATGCAGAAACTGGTCGATCAGGCTAAGAAGGAGTTTGAGATCTCAGGCGTCGGCATTGTTCATCGCACCGGCAAACTTGAGATCGGCGAAACAAGCGTAGTCATCTCCGTCGCCTCACCTCACCGCAAAGCCGCCTTTGCAGCCTGTGAATGGCTAATCCGCGAACTAAAACGCACCGTACCGATCTGGAAAAAAGAAGTTTACGCCGACGGTGAGAAATGGGTCGAGGGCGAGGAACTTAAAAGCATTGAATAG
- a CDS encoding sterol desaturase family protein has translation MIANEQPKHFGHGWISGALSVTLGAIGVGAVLCFHYPWVLTMPELRDLYPVPYVRALLHLILVSSFVLGVISLILRRSKAAGLSGIGFTLAAALMGGSRVPIDGEMTNGPFLGLDWFLLNLIAFSALFVPLEQLFPKRVEQPILRLSWRTDLTYFFISAVLVQLTTILTLKPAMIFFSWAVNAQIQAWIGSLTFFLQFVGILLVADLTQYWVHRLFHSVPVLWRFHAVHHSAESMDWLAGSRLHLVDIAVTRGISYIPIYLLGFAEAPFFAYIAFVSVHATFIHSNLRFEFGPLRWLVATPQFHHWHHCADQALLDKNFAVHLPVLDRLFGTYYLPKGVWPTSYGVIDGVKSAKGYLGQLIQPFLPAKRS, from the coding sequence ATGATCGCGAACGAACAACCAAAACACTTTGGGCACGGCTGGATCAGCGGAGCTCTTTCGGTGACGTTAGGAGCAATTGGTGTTGGGGCGGTGCTTTGCTTTCACTATCCCTGGGTATTGACCATGCCCGAATTACGCGACTTGTATCCCGTACCATATGTTCGCGCACTGCTTCACCTGATTCTTGTTAGCTCATTCGTTCTTGGTGTCATCAGTTTGATCCTGCGTCGCAGCAAAGCGGCAGGATTGTCCGGGATCGGATTCACTCTCGCTGCGGCTTTGATGGGCGGCTCGCGGGTGCCTATCGATGGCGAGATGACAAACGGGCCTTTTCTTGGGCTGGACTGGTTTTTGTTAAACCTCATAGCATTCTCCGCGTTGTTCGTCCCGCTCGAACAGTTGTTTCCTAAAAGAGTCGAGCAACCAATACTTAGGCTAAGTTGGAGGACGGATCTGACCTACTTCTTTATTAGTGCAGTTTTGGTCCAGCTAACTACGATACTGACACTAAAGCCCGCCATGATCTTTTTTTCCTGGGCAGTAAATGCCCAAATACAGGCGTGGATCGGAAGTCTGACCTTCTTTTTGCAGTTTGTGGGAATTCTCCTTGTTGCCGATCTCACGCAATATTGGGTACATAGACTATTTCATTCGGTTCCTGTTCTTTGGAGATTTCATGCCGTTCACCACTCGGCAGAATCGATGGATTGGCTTGCTGGCTCCCGACTTCATCTTGTCGATATCGCCGTGACCCGTGGCATCTCATATATTCCGATATATCTGCTGGGCTTTGCCGAAGCTCCGTTCTTCGCATATATCGCTTTTGTCAGTGTGCATGCGACGTTTATTCATTCAAATCTGCGTTTTGAGTTTGGTCCGCTGCGGTGGTTAGTGGCCACGCCACAGTTTCATCATTGGCATCATTGTGCCGACCAAGCCCTGCTTGACAAGAATTTTGCGGTCCATTTGCCTGTGTTGGATCGGTTGTTTGGGACCTATTATCTTCCTAAGGGTGTGTGGCCGACCTCTTATGGCGTTATTGACGGGGTGAAATCGGCAAAAGGCTATTTGGGACAATTGATCCAACCGTTCTTACCAGCAAAAAGGTCATAA
- a CDS encoding class I SAM-dependent methyltransferase, giving the protein MPEPIQQEKKKTLELYDRIADVQNLAMKINGYRASVAKFLRSLELKIDEDSIVLDAGSGTGIVSMAFQDAGFHPRRSIALDLSLNSLRISREEFSKHQKYSMTIEAVQGNILRLPFPDTTFDLVLMCGVLEYTPLDEGLREAARVLKPGSALVLLPVKQSLVGSMLELFYNFKIHKLEDVRSAAAKYFNIVGNYEFPITEPIAWSKTIFLLEKK; this is encoded by the coding sequence ATGCCAGAACCCATTCAACAGGAAAAAAAAAAGACGCTGGAACTGTATGACCGCATTGCCGATGTGCAAAATCTGGCAATGAAGATCAATGGATATCGGGCCTCGGTTGCCAAATTTCTCCGATCGCTCGAGTTAAAGATCGACGAAGACTCAATTGTTCTGGATGCCGGCAGCGGCACGGGCATAGTAAGCATGGCATTTCAAGATGCAGGTTTTCATCCACGAAGATCTATAGCATTGGATCTCTCATTGAACTCATTGAGAATTTCGCGCGAGGAGTTTTCCAAACATCAAAAATATTCAATGACGATAGAGGCAGTGCAGGGTAATATACTTAGGCTGCCTTTTCCTGACACCACATTCGATCTTGTATTAATGTGCGGTGTACTCGAATACACACCGCTTGATGAAGGGCTTCGTGAGGCGGCTCGTGTGCTGAAGCCGGGATCCGCTCTTGTTTTACTTCCAGTTAAGCAGTCGCTGGTCGGTTCGATGCTCGAACTGTTCTACAATTTTAAGATCCACAAATTGGAAGATGTTCGTTCTGCCGCCGCGAAATATTTTAATATTGTCGGCAACTACGAATTTCCAATTACCGAGCCCATAGCTTGGTCGAAAACTATCTTTCTTTTGGAGAAAAAATAG
- the ndhC gene encoding NADH-quinone oxidoreductase subunit A, giving the protein MSEYNVFDYVPIAIMFLVAAGFGVSQLLVTQLIGPRKRTAIKLMPYECGKDPVGSARDKFSIKFYIVAVVFLLFDIEVLFIIPFAVAFKSLMAEEKLSGIAFGTIAFIEIMVFVSTLVIGYIYVWKKGVFDWGLQARAEAREEAKAMLKIRREEAARMKIAA; this is encoded by the coding sequence ATGTCTGAATACAATGTGTTCGATTACGTTCCGATAGCGATCATGTTTTTGGTCGCTGCGGGTTTCGGTGTGAGTCAGTTACTTGTCACGCAGCTTATCGGTCCGCGCAAGAGAACAGCAATAAAACTAATGCCGTACGAATGCGGCAAAGACCCGGTGGGCTCTGCTCGAGATAAGTTCTCGATCAAGTTTTATATTGTTGCTGTAGTTTTCCTTTTGTTCGATATCGAAGTCCTTTTCATCATTCCGTTTGCGGTTGCTTTCAAGAGCCTGATGGCAGAAGAAAAACTCAGCGGGATAGCGTTTGGCACAATAGCTTTTATCGAAATAATGGTATTTGTTTCGACACTTGTCATCGGTTATATATACGTTTGGAAAAAAGGCGTTTTCGATTGGGGCCTACAGGCCCGTGCGGAGGCCCGCGAAGAAGCAAAAGCAATGCTCAAAATTCGCCGCGAAGAAGCCGCGAGGATGAAGATAGCTGCTTAG
- a CDS encoding MoaD/ThiS family protein, with amino-acid sequence MSARVLFFGATAHIAKKREVSVTVGNGLTANGVLEAIVLQIPSLSSYELHISLNQQYADGNEIISDGDELAIFTAVSGG; translated from the coding sequence ATGTCAGCTCGGGTATTATTTTTCGGTGCGACGGCTCATATTGCGAAAAAGCGAGAGGTTAGTGTGACGGTCGGAAATGGATTAACTGCCAACGGAGTTCTTGAGGCTATCGTTTTGCAAATCCCGAGTCTCTCGTCCTATGAACTGCATATTTCACTTAACCAGCAATACGCTGATGGCAATGAGATTATTAGCGACGGTGACGAACTTGCTATCTTTACTGCGGTCTCAGGTGGTTGA